TATTTTCTAATGTTTATCGTcactgttatctctgttatcacTTGTATTTACATccaggcaaaaaaaaacgaatataaaTATAGAACCAAATAGGGAAATGAATATTGTAAGATATACGTTTAATAAtccaatgaaaattactacATAGTTTCTCCTTAGAATGTTTTGCTAATAACTTAAGGTTAGACACTGAGGCTTAAGAACAGTACAGTCAAATAATTTGTGTAATGTGTTGTGATTGTTAGTTGAGTGTATTTTAACGTAGATTCATTTCTAGTccctatttttctggaaaaacggTGGCCAAGGACCAAAACATGAACACACCGGATTAATTCATACTCACTTGAGAAATTCTTGCAAGAATTTATTACCTGAACAAAGGAAATTCACCCATTCTAAGAAAGTGGTAAAACACGTCGGAGTTTGTACGGAAATTATTGACCTAGCTGAAATGTGCGCAAAGTTTGGAGCTACTTCAGCAAACTATTCTACTATTTCGAAAATGATGAGTGATGTTCATGATTTGCATATGATGCTACTCAACGAGAAAAACGATATGGCTAAGATACTACTCGTTTTACCACATTTGACTTCTTACAATGGGAGAATGGTAATTATGACTAATAATTGCTTATTATATTTTTAGGCTCAATTCCACTTCCTTTTATCATTTCAATAATTAAGTACATTTTTGGTTCGATATTCCTTTTGAttgcttgaatatttttttagattcaTATGGCATATGAGCGCATCCATGGTACCAGCTTCAATCAGAAAGTTGACTTGAGAAAAGTATTCGCCAAAGGTCTCATGCACAATCAGCATGCTTTTAAAGAAGTTTCGGATGGTAAGCAGATATGACTGAAAATAAAGAACGAATCAAACCttatttgaaacatttgttattaTTGCAGATTACATAAGAGGATGTCTTCGTATAATGATTAAATTAACTCGCAAGGGCATAAAGTATAAGGAAACAATGGAGCCGAATATTGGTATAGAAACTGAACTAGCAGCTCCATTAATTAGATGGATTTCTGACTCTCAATCGATCCAGGATTATAACGCTCCTGTATcgcatattttttgtcaaagcgaAAAGTTTTTTGTATATCTATCTCCTTGTGCCATTATTCCCTGTGGAAAGGAATCA
This genomic window from Malaya genurostris strain Urasoe2022 chromosome 1, Malgen_1.1, whole genome shotgun sequence contains:
- the LOC131425600 gene encoding uncharacterized protein LOC131425600, producing the protein MVERLMHDSIYPTTEEKKMLAIKILLQFPFLCATRRSTGAPEYSLFFWKNGGQGPKHEHTGLIHTHLRNSCKNLLPEQRKFTHSKKVVKHVGVCTEIIDLAEMCAKFGATSANYSTISKMMSDVHDLHMMLLNEKNDMAKILLVLPHLTSYNGRMIHMAYERIHGTSFNQKVDLRKVFAKGLMHNQHAFKEVSDDYIRGCLRIMIKLTRKGIKYKETMEPNIGIETELAAPLIRWISDSQSIQDYNAPVSHIFCQSEKFFVYLSPCAIIPCGKESINAIDTFFRSFAVFNLRIPVNLLKIADFLDVFAYKIKSYSNRSTVQNLCSLFIESENAEKLL